A stretch of the Paramormyrops kingsleyae isolate MSU_618 chromosome 16, PKINGS_0.4, whole genome shotgun sequence genome encodes the following:
- the fzd7b gene encoding frizzled-7b, giving the protein MAASEIGDRTGIAWCVLVTVCLMVKPCFGQYHGEKGISVPEHGFCQPISIPLCTDIAYNQTIMPNLLGHTNQEDAGLEVHQFYPLVKVQCSTDLKFFLCSMYAPVCTVLEQAIPPCRSLCERARQGCEALMNKFGFQWPERLRCENFPVHGAGEICVGQNTSDTGSPTSYPTPYVPEQITLLPNVPRSNQPFTCPLQLEVPTYLNYYFLGVKDCGAPCEPTKPNGLMYFREEEVKFGRLWVGIWSILCCVSTLFTVLTYLIDMRRFRYPERPIIFLSGCYFMVAVAYAAGFFLEDKVVCIDKFKEDGYKTVAQGTKKEGCTILFMILYFFGMASSIWWVILSLTWFLSAGMKWGHEAIEANSQYFHLAAWAVPAAKTITILAMGQVDGDLLTGVCYVGIFSVDSLRGFVLAPLFVYLFIGTSFLLAGFVSLFRIRTIMKHDGTKTEKLEKLMVRIGVFSVLYTVPATIVIACYFYEQAFREQWEKTWHMQTCKRFAVPCPAYNFAPMTPDFTVFMIKYLMTMIVGITSGFWIWSGKTLQSWRRFYKRLSNSNQGETTV; this is encoded by the coding sequence ATGGCAGCGTCAGAGATTGGAGATCGGACTGGGATTGCCTGGTGTGTTCTGGTGACTGTATGTTTAATGGTTAAGCCGTGTTTCGGTCAGTATCACGGAGAGAAGGGTATCTCCGTTCCAGAACACGGCTTCTGTCAGCCCATTTCTATTCCCCTCTGCACGGATATTGCCTACAATCAAACGATCATGCCGAATCTTTTGGGGCACACGAATCAGGAGGACGCCGGATTGGAGGTGCACCAGTTCTACCCCCTGGTGAAAGTGCAGTGCTCCACGGACCTGAAATTCTTCCTGTGCTCCATGTATGCGCCCGTGTGCACGGTGCTGGAGCAGGCTATCCCGCCGTGTCGCTCTCTCTGCGAGCGGGCACGGCAGGGCTGCGAGGCGCTCATGAACAAGTTCGGCTTCCAGTGGCCGGAGCGGCTCCGCTGTGAGAATTTCCCCGTGCACGGAGCGGGAGAGATCTGCGTCGGGCAGAACACCTCGGACACGGGCAGCCCCACCTCGTACCCCACGCCGTACGTCCCCGAGCAGATCACGCTGCTTCCCAATGTGCCCCGGTCGAATCAGCCCTTCACTTGCCCTCTGCAGCTTGAAGTTCCCACTTATCTCAATTACTACTTTTTGGGTGTAAAAGACTGTGGGGCTCCTTGCGAACCTACCAAGCCCAATGGACTGATGTATTTCCGCGAGGAGGAGGTGAAGTTTGGCCGACTCTGGGTCGGGATTTGGTCCATATTGTGCTGCGTGAGCACCCTGTTCACCGTGCTCACGTACCTAATAGATATGCGGCGATTTAGATACCCAGAGCGCCCCATCATCTTCCTGTCTGGCTGCTACTTCATGGTGGCAGTGGCCTACGCCGCCGGCTTCTTCCTAGAGGATAAAGTGGTCTGCATCGATAAGTTTAAGGAGGACGGCTACAAGACTGTGGCGCAGGGCACCAAAAAAGAGGGCTGCACTATCCTGTTCATGATCCTGTACTTTTTTGGGATGGCTAGCTCTATTTGGTGGGTCATATTGTCTCTCACCTGGTTCCTCTCAGCAGGGATGAAGTGGGGTCACGAAGCCATCGAGGCAAACTCACAGTACTTTCATCTGGCGGCCTGGGCGGTCCCGGCCGCTAAAACAATAACTATCCTCGCCATGGGGCAAGTGGATGGCGACCTTCTCACAGGGGTGTGCTATGTGGGCATATTCAGCGTCGATTCGCTGCGGGGTTTCGTCCTTGCTCCCCTCTTTGTCTACCTCTTTATAGGCACGTCTTTTCTCCTCGCCGGCTTCGTCTCCCTGTTTCGGATCCGGACGATCATGAAGCACGACGGCACCAAAACCGAGAAGCTGGAGAAGCTGATGGTCCGGATCGGAGTGTTCAGCGTCCTGTACACGGTTCCGGCCACCATCGTGATCGCCTGTTATTTCTACGAGCAGGCTTTCCGTGAGCAGTGGGAGAAGACCTGGCACATGCAGACTTGCAAGCGCTTTGCCGTGCCGTGCCCAGCCTACAACTTTGCTCCGATGACCCCGGACTTTACGGTTTTCATGATCAAGTATTTAATGACCATGATTGTTGGCATCACCTCGGGATTCTGGATATGGTCGGGGAAGACGTTACAGTCATGGCGCAGGTTTTACAAAAGGCTTAGTAACAGCAACCAAGGCGAAACGACGGTATGA